One region of Paenibacillus sp. genomic DNA includes:
- a CDS encoding helix-turn-helix domain-containing protein, with product MRAIIIDDEKHVRDVIRMLAQWERFGIEEVMEARDGEEAKLLIEAHRPEIIFTDMNMPNLDGIGLLEWLARHAGGSKTIVISAYDDFHYMRNAILYGSFDYMLKPIEPDVLNDALERAVNEWKRDAESRQSALESVRVANEAKPLYWDRLLSDLLQRSPAPDAAEKLEREFGLRLGVDMLTIWLMTVRPLACTRFEGNVEQAFAALLPVCNDALERAGVAFRHAAKHDELVILLWQGKERNAIARRLVAAVRQKLGIKVLLAAGRESKHAVDAYESARAALMKSNLETAFDRQPPVDCETAETRPAYQLLDYAQDLKWALQSGSAESMDRLLDTIFEAVRNSGGMTLDRLNNWESQHALLQANCLQEYDIYDGAGLYPGHAYWDEDGAFSFPKFREEKRKQFRELIRKLHDVRFKKEKNSMQEIAQYLRDNCKRDVGLQEIADRFYLSREYISRKFKTEFGLTITDFVTQVRIEKAKELLENPHLKIYEIADAVGYQNDKYFIKVFKRAEGVTPSEYRTRPSRGGTSFGS from the coding sequence ATGAGAGCTATCATCATCGACGACGAGAAGCACGTGCGGGACGTGATCCGCATGCTTGCGCAATGGGAGCGGTTCGGCATTGAAGAGGTAATGGAGGCGAGAGACGGCGAGGAAGCCAAGCTGCTGATCGAAGCGCACCGGCCGGAGATCATCTTCACCGACATGAACATGCCGAATTTGGACGGCATCGGGCTGCTCGAATGGTTGGCGCGCCACGCCGGGGGAAGCAAGACGATCGTCATCAGCGCGTATGACGATTTCCATTATATGCGAAATGCGATCCTGTACGGCAGCTTCGATTATATGCTGAAGCCGATCGAGCCGGACGTTCTGAACGACGCGCTGGAGCGCGCGGTGAACGAATGGAAGCGGGACGCGGAGAGCCGGCAGTCGGCGCTGGAGAGCGTCCGCGTCGCGAACGAAGCGAAGCCGCTGTACTGGGACCGGCTGCTTTCCGATCTCCTGCAGCGTTCTCCGGCGCCGGACGCGGCGGAGAAGCTGGAGCGCGAGTTCGGGTTGCGGCTCGGGGTCGATATGCTGACGATCTGGCTTATGACCGTTCGGCCCCTGGCCTGCACACGGTTCGAAGGCAATGTCGAACAAGCTTTCGCGGCGCTGCTGCCCGTTTGCAACGATGCCCTTGAGCGGGCCGGCGTCGCATTCCGCCACGCAGCCAAGCACGACGAGCTGGTCATCCTGCTATGGCAAGGCAAGGAGAGGAACGCGATCGCAAGGCGCCTCGTCGCCGCCGTTCGGCAGAAGCTTGGGATTAAAGTCCTCCTCGCCGCCGGACGGGAGTCGAAGCATGCGGTCGACGCTTACGAATCGGCGCGCGCGGCGCTGATGAAGTCGAACCTGGAGACGGCGTTCGACCGGCAGCCGCCCGTCGACTGCGAAACGGCCGAGACGCGTCCGGCCTATCAGCTGCTCGATTACGCCCAAGATCTGAAGTGGGCGCTCCAGAGCGGCAGCGCGGAAAGCATGGACCGGCTGCTCGATACGATCTTCGAAGCGGTGCGGAATTCGGGCGGCATGACGCTGGATCGCTTGAACAATTGGGAGAGCCAGCATGCGCTCCTGCAGGCCAATTGTCTGCAGGAATACGATATTTACGACGGCGCCGGCTTATATCCGGGCCATGCGTATTGGGACGAGGACGGCGCGTTCTCCTTCCCCAAGTTCCGCGAGGAAAAGCGAAAGCAGTTCAGGGAGCTGATCCGCAAGCTGCATGATGTGCGGTTCAAGAAGGAAAAGAACAGCATGCAGGAAATCGCGCAGTATTTGCGGGACAATTGCAAGCGCGACGTCGGGCTTCAGGAGATCGCCGACCGTTTCTACCTCAGCCGGGAGTATATCTCGAGAAAATTCAAAACGGAGTTCGGCCTGACGATTACCGATTTCGTCACTCAGGTGCGGATCGAGAAAGCCAAGGAGCTGCTCGAGAACCCGCATTTGAAAATTTATGAGATCGCGGATGCGGTCGGCTACCAGAACGATAAATATTTCATCAAAGTGTTCAAGCGGGCGGAAGGCGTGACGCCGAGCGAGTATCGGACCCGTCCGAGCCGCGGCGGAACGAGCTTCGGCTCATAA
- a CDS encoding MFS transporter: MSRQCADRRLWAISLLGIVVQMTMYGTRDTFTPLMAERLGAGPIAVSWLANTHLALFALSTALCPWLYRRLGLTRTGVVGFAAQGAAILLMPAANALPALFALQAVAGVAYGMAFTFLMSVVLARAQPQERTTRMGFFQSMYSLGVFAGPLLLGLLVQSASEAAGFIAWGLLSAAGAALTLLLLPARQEAAVKPELASARPASGDANRPSGKGESFRAMEHH; this comes from the coding sequence TTGAGCCGGCAGTGCGCGGACCGAAGGCTGTGGGCGATCTCCCTCCTCGGCATTGTCGTGCAGATGACGATGTACGGGACGCGGGATACGTTCACACCGCTCATGGCCGAGCGGCTCGGGGCGGGCCCGATCGCCGTCAGCTGGCTGGCGAATACCCATCTGGCGCTGTTCGCCTTGTCCACCGCGCTGTGTCCGTGGCTGTACCGCCGCTTGGGGCTGACCCGGACCGGCGTCGTCGGCTTCGCCGCGCAGGGCGCCGCCATCCTGTTGATGCCGGCGGCGAACGCGCTCCCCGCGCTGTTCGCGCTGCAGGCCGTCGCCGGCGTCGCCTACGGCATGGCGTTCACGTTCCTGATGTCGGTCGTGCTGGCGCGCGCGCAGCCGCAGGAGCGGACGACGCGCATGGGCTTCTTTCAGAGCATGTATTCGCTGGGCGTGTTCGCGGGACCGCTCCTGCTCGGACTGCTTGTCCAAAGCGCGTCCGAAGCGGCGGGATTTATCGCGTGGGGGCTGCTGTCGGCCGCCGGCGCCGCGTTGACGCTGCTTTTGCTGCCTGCGCGGCAAGAGGCCGCAGTGAAGCCGGAGCTTGCTTCGGCGCGGCCTGCTAGCGGGGATGCGAACCGCCCGAGCGGCAAAGGAGAGAGTTTTCGTGCAATGGAACACCATTAG
- a CDS encoding ABC transporter transmembrane domain-containing protein gives MLRFALRLCRPYWISLLLVAACIIVETAYIAASPLSFQFLIDGAFPAKDVSLFSLVLALLVVGGIVYLGAGLLSDRLLAKANERAVYDLRENIFRHVAAQSEEFYHRFDQGSLMNRLTSDIAAVDRTISGILPRSFRETLSLLIGLSLLLQLEWKLTIVMAAGSVLLFASPYLLRRKAERSSEHYRVENDAYIGLIDEVLKGRRVVKGMHAAPYILGRVEQRLTSLMSAGIRVTFVYALLDRLPLTAFLALNAVMIGFGGYFILQDDLSVGAFIAFYTIFLNVGQSVSSLSQIVPSLIEAGVSFRRIDEVLRHRSPLALPSRPKPFAGVRNEVRFRDVSFGYDESSLALDGVSLAIPAGGMTAFVGQSGSGKSTALQLLLRFYDPKQGAIEADGVDLRELSEADYRRHTGVVFQDSFLFNDTIFENISLSRPGVTLEEVRAAAEAARIRELIERMPDQYETMVKDFGGRFSGGQRQRLAIARALIGDPQLLVLDEITSALDPATEADINELIWRLRGERTIVTVTHRLASVRNADVIVVFRNGRVAESGTHDELLARGGLYADMWEKQHGFVLSADGFLAKVEGERLSKLPFFRGIPAEQLESMSGLFITETYDDGHRVVRENDAGDKFYIIVRGRVAVEKAGVRVAVLEDGDYFGEIALLKDIPRTADIVAIGPTVLLSLRRDQLLELTAAYPSIRGVLERTLEERMK, from the coding sequence GTGCTGCGCTTTGCGCTTCGGCTCTGCCGTCCGTACTGGATCTCGCTGCTGCTGGTTGCGGCTTGCATTATCGTCGAGACCGCATACATTGCCGCCTCCCCTCTTAGCTTCCAGTTCCTGATCGACGGCGCGTTCCCGGCTAAGGACGTCAGCCTGTTTTCGCTGGTTTTAGCGCTGCTCGTCGTCGGCGGAATCGTCTACCTCGGCGCGGGCCTTCTCAGCGATCGCCTGTTGGCCAAGGCGAACGAGCGGGCCGTTTACGACTTGCGCGAGAACATATTCCGCCACGTGGCGGCGCAATCGGAAGAGTTCTACCATCGGTTCGACCAAGGGTCGCTGATGAACCGGCTGACTTCGGACATTGCGGCCGTCGACCGGACCATCTCGGGCATTCTTCCGCGCTCGTTCCGAGAAACGCTCTCCCTTCTGATCGGGTTGAGCTTGCTGCTGCAATTAGAATGGAAGCTGACGATCGTCATGGCGGCGGGGTCGGTCCTGCTGTTCGCAAGCCCGTATTTGCTCCGGCGCAAAGCCGAGCGGAGCTCGGAGCATTATCGGGTCGAGAATGACGCCTATATCGGCTTGATCGACGAAGTGCTGAAAGGCCGGCGCGTCGTGAAAGGCATGCATGCGGCGCCTTATATCCTCGGCAGGGTCGAACAGCGGTTAACCTCCCTGATGAGCGCCGGCATCCGGGTCACGTTCGTCTATGCTCTGCTCGACCGCCTTCCGTTGACGGCTTTCCTCGCGCTTAACGCAGTCATGATCGGCTTCGGCGGGTATTTCATCTTGCAAGACGACTTGTCGGTCGGCGCGTTCATCGCCTTCTATACCATCTTCCTGAACGTCGGCCAATCCGTCTCGTCGTTATCGCAGATCGTGCCGAGCCTGATCGAAGCCGGCGTCAGCTTTCGGCGCATCGACGAGGTACTGCGGCACCGCTCCCCTCTGGCGCTGCCGAGCCGGCCGAAGCCCTTCGCGGGCGTTCGCAACGAGGTCCGCTTCCGAGATGTCTCCTTCGGCTACGACGAGAGTTCGCTCGCGCTCGACGGCGTATCGCTCGCGATTCCGGCCGGCGGCATGACGGCGTTCGTCGGGCAGAGCGGCTCCGGGAAGAGCACGGCGCTGCAGCTGCTGCTGCGGTTCTACGACCCGAAACAAGGGGCGATCGAGGCGGACGGCGTCGACCTGCGGGAGCTGAGCGAAGCCGATTACCGGCGGCACACCGGCGTCGTCTTCCAGGATTCGTTCTTATTCAACGACACGATTTTCGAAAATATCAGCCTATCGCGTCCCGGCGTCACCCTTGAGGAGGTCCGCGCCGCGGCCGAAGCCGCCCGCATCCGCGAGCTGATCGAGCGAATGCCCGACCAGTACGAAACGATGGTAAAAGATTTCGGCGGCCGCTTCTCCGGCGGCCAGCGGCAGCGGCTCGCGATCGCCCGCGCTCTGATCGGCGATCCGCAGCTGCTTGTCCTCGACGAAATTACTTCCGCGCTCGACCCGGCGACGGAAGCCGACATCAACGAGCTGATCTGGCGCCTCCGAGGGGAACGGACGATCGTGACGGTCACGCACCGTCTCGCTTCGGTAAGGAACGCCGACGTTATCGTCGTCTTCCGGAACGGCCGCGTCGCGGAGAGCGGCACCCACGACGAGCTGCTGGCGCGCGGCGGGCTGTACGCCGATATGTGGGAGAAGCAGCACGGGTTCGTCTTGTCCGCCGACGGCTTCCTGGCCAAAGTCGAGGGCGAAAGGCTGTCGAAGCTGCCGTTCTTCCGAGGCATTCCGGCGGAGCAATTGGAATCGATGTCCGGCTTGTTCATTACGGAGACATACGATGACGGGCACCGGGTGGTCCGGGAGAACGATGCCGGCGATAAGTTTTACATCATCGTGCGGGGCCGCGTCGCCGTGGAGAAGGCCGGAGTGCGCGTGGCCGTGCTGGAGGACGGGGATTATTTCGGCGAAATCGCCCTGCTGAAGGATATCCCGCGCACGGCCGACATCGTCGCGATCGGTCCGACCGTCCTGCTGTCCCTGCGCCGGGATCAGCTGTTGGAACTGACCGCCGCATACCCGTCCATTCGCGGCGTGTTGGAACGAACGCTGGAGGAGCGAATGAAATGA
- a CDS encoding MFS transporter translates to MSGAVTGRSRAKEAALFFVISLLFFVSITAFDPFVASYAASLGIPAAMIGTVVGVTGLASVFARLPLGIASGFVARRKPFIQAGFVLTIVCWTAAWLAPGPATLFIGKLSNGLAGAVWVIYTVMFASYFAARDGAKAMALISTATPLGSLAGSTIGGLVIHAGGYSAGFAVAVVAALLALTLTVFLREEETRPGGPAYDR, encoded by the coding sequence ATGAGCGGGGCCGTTACGGGCCGCTCCCGCGCGAAAGAAGCGGCATTGTTTTTTGTCATCAGCTTGCTGTTTTTCGTCAGCATTACGGCGTTCGATCCGTTCGTAGCTTCTTATGCGGCTTCGCTGGGCATTCCGGCGGCGATGATCGGAACCGTCGTCGGCGTCACCGGGCTGGCTTCGGTGTTCGCGAGGCTGCCGCTCGGCATTGCGTCGGGCTTCGTCGCGAGGCGCAAGCCGTTCATTCAGGCGGGGTTCGTCCTGACGATCGTGTGCTGGACCGCCGCCTGGCTCGCGCCGGGTCCGGCGACGCTGTTCATCGGCAAGCTGAGCAACGGGCTCGCCGGCGCCGTCTGGGTAATTTACACCGTGATGTTCGCTTCGTACTTCGCAGCCCGCGACGGCGCCAAGGCGATGGCCCTCATCTCGACGGCCACGCCTCTCGGCTCGCTCGCCGGCTCGACGATCGGCGGGCTCGTCATTCATGCCGGCGGTTATTCGGCCGGCTTCGCCGTGGCGGTAGTCGCCGCGCTGCTAGCGCTGACGCTCACTGTCTTCCTGAGAGAGGAGGAGACGAGGCCGGGCGGCCCTGCCTACGACCGGTAG
- a CDS encoding ester cyclase: protein MENKSNAGSKETGLSANGAAAEASAGKLKNGGDAAAARASDWTVRRVTQSNVFYADAEEVNMIDANDDYDYINLPESLQKKQSMQGFDPAYNNIVDYIVKITRQIWKEKDIGLIYETYSHNVSVHKGMINSHGVNEVVSGTLQTLHAFPDRKGLGWSVIWSGNDKEGFFTSHRGKSMGTNIGDSLYGPATNKKVVFRTTADCMILNNKIYEEWLVMDTYHMVQQLGLDPVEVAKGLAKGTKTLTAPLHFGFPETAEIGLPPKIYQRQFEEFEVGDFMLAMLNRIWERRSFNYVHEFYDPNAVVHYVCNRDLIGAAEIKGMFVSLFASIPNGKTHVDRITCNRRGSDTEWDVAVRWRIQGIHEGMGYFGRPSGKPIEIFGVNHYKIKAGKIVEEWLLFDGIDVLRQIYMESDASASGSSGAAARSVSGGDGSFPGVS, encoded by the coding sequence ATGGAAAACAAGAGCAACGCCGGTTCGAAGGAAACGGGCTTGTCCGCGAACGGCGCGGCGGCGGAAGCGTCCGCGGGCAAATTGAAAAACGGCGGCGATGCGGCCGCGGCGCGGGCGAGCGACTGGACGGTCAGACGCGTAACGCAGAGCAACGTGTTCTACGCGGACGCGGAAGAAGTAAACATGATCGACGCGAACGACGATTACGACTACATCAATTTGCCCGAAAGCCTGCAGAAGAAACAGAGTATGCAAGGCTTCGACCCGGCTTATAACAACATCGTCGATTACATCGTCAAGATTACGCGGCAAATTTGGAAAGAGAAAGACATCGGTCTTATCTACGAAACGTACAGCCATAACGTCTCCGTGCATAAGGGAATGATTAACAGCCACGGGGTGAACGAAGTCGTATCGGGCACCCTGCAGACGCTGCACGCGTTTCCGGATCGGAAAGGGCTCGGGTGGAGCGTCATCTGGTCGGGGAACGATAAAGAGGGCTTCTTCACCTCGCATCGGGGCAAGTCGATGGGCACGAATATCGGCGACAGCCTGTACGGGCCGGCCACGAACAAAAAGGTGGTCTTCCGCACGACGGCGGACTGCATGATTTTGAACAATAAAATTTACGAAGAATGGCTCGTGATGGACACGTACCATATGGTCCAGCAGCTCGGGCTGGATCCGGTCGAGGTCGCGAAAGGGCTCGCCAAAGGGACGAAGACGCTGACGGCTCCGCTTCATTTCGGCTTCCCCGAAACGGCCGAAATCGGCTTGCCGCCGAAAATTTACCAGCGGCAGTTCGAGGAATTCGAGGTCGGCGATTTCATGCTGGCCATGCTCAACCGGATCTGGGAGCGCCGATCGTTCAATTACGTGCATGAATTTTACGATCCGAACGCGGTGGTTCACTACGTGTGCAACCGGGACCTGATCGGGGCGGCGGAAATTAAGGGCATGTTCGTCAGCCTGTTCGCCTCCATTCCGAACGGCAAAACGCACGTCGACCGCATCACCTGCAACCGCCGGGGCTCCGATACGGAATGGGACGTGGCGGTCCGTTGGCGCATTCAGGGAATTCACGAGGGCATGGGTTACTTCGGCCGTCCGAGCGGCAAACCGATCGAAATTTTCGGCGTGAATCATTACAAAATCAAGGCCGGCAAAATCGTCGAGGAGTGGCTGTTGTTCGACGGCATCGACGTCCTCCGCCAGATTTACATGGAAAGCGATGCTTCGGCCTCCGGTTCTTCCGGCGCGGCCGCGCGTTCCGTGTCGGGCGGGGACGGGAGCTTTCCGGGGGTTTCGTAA
- a CDS encoding amidase produces the protein MQWNTISALLEGYRKRLFSPPEIVRAYLDRIEALDKDYRSIITVTAESALRQAVAASRLLAEGGNAALPGVPITHKDNIDTAGIRTTNGSRIDRDRVPDRSATIASRLERAGCVTIGKANLYEYAFGITSDNPFYGTVRNPWDIRRTAGGSSSGSAASVAAGFCLGSIGTDTAGSIRVPAACCGVVGLKPTRGLLPMDGIDTLSWTLDHAGPIAGNVPDLALLLEGAAERRYAGAIRGDIRGLRVGVPRAFVYRRIDPAVKALFEAALSDLERLGAIPVEIDLSFAEDAVAVATGIATPEVGYAHRERIASSLELYGEGAAETFARSKAASAHAYMEAMRQRSEMTAQLDKLFESVDVIVTPTMPAPPPLIGQRECLFPDGSAESVDLCMIRFTCLYDITGHPALSMPCGLTPDGLPVGLQLAAAHRAEETLIRAACAYEQAALAGFYAEREARMFDALARTSEAGRG, from the coding sequence GTGCAATGGAACACCATTAGCGCTTTGCTGGAAGGCTACCGAAAGCGCCTGTTCTCGCCGCCGGAGATCGTCCGGGCTTATCTGGATCGGATCGAGGCGCTCGACAAGGACTATCGCTCGATCATTACCGTCACCGCCGAATCGGCCCTTCGCCAGGCCGTAGCGGCAAGCCGCCTGTTAGCCGAGGGCGGGAACGCAGCTCTTCCGGGCGTGCCGATTACGCACAAAGACAACATCGATACCGCGGGAATTCGGACGACCAACGGCTCGCGGATCGACCGCGACCGCGTGCCGGATCGGAGCGCGACAATCGCGAGCCGGTTGGAGAGGGCCGGCTGCGTAACTATAGGCAAGGCGAATCTCTACGAGTACGCCTTCGGCATTACCTCCGACAACCCGTTCTACGGCACGGTCCGCAATCCTTGGGATATTCGGCGGACGGCTGGGGGATCGAGCAGCGGCTCCGCCGCTTCGGTCGCGGCGGGCTTCTGCCTCGGTTCCATCGGTACGGATACGGCGGGCTCGATCCGGGTGCCGGCCGCCTGCTGCGGCGTCGTCGGACTGAAGCCGACGCGCGGGCTGCTTCCGATGGACGGCATCGACACGCTGTCGTGGACGCTCGATCATGCCGGACCGATCGCGGGGAACGTACCGGATCTCGCGCTGCTGCTCGAAGGCGCGGCGGAACGGCGTTACGCGGGCGCGATCCGAGGCGATATCCGGGGTCTGCGCGTCGGCGTGCCGCGAGCTTTCGTCTATCGGCGCATCGATCCCGCCGTCAAAGCGCTGTTCGAAGCCGCGCTCTCGGACTTGGAACGGCTGGGCGCGATACCGGTCGAGATCGATTTGTCGTTCGCGGAGGATGCGGTCGCCGTCGCGACGGGCATCGCTACGCCGGAGGTCGGGTACGCGCATCGCGAACGGATCGCTTCTTCGCTTGAGCTGTACGGCGAAGGCGCGGCCGAGACGTTCGCCCGCAGCAAGGCGGCGTCCGCCCATGCGTATATGGAAGCCATGCGGCAGCGCAGCGAGATGACGGCGCAGCTCGACAAGCTGTTCGAGTCGGTGGACGTCATCGTGACGCCGACGATGCCGGCGCCGCCTCCGCTGATCGGGCAGCGGGAATGCCTGTTTCCGGACGGCTCGGCGGAGTCGGTCGACTTGTGCATGATCCGCTTCACCTGCTTATACGACATCACCGGCCATCCGGCGCTGTCGATGCCCTGCGGGCTGACCCCGGACGGATTGCCCGTCGGCTTGCAGCTGGCCGCCGCCCACCGGGCCGAGGAGACGTTGATTCGCGCGGCCTGCGCGTACGAGCAGGCCGCGCTGGCCGGGTTTTATGCGGAGCGGGAAGCGCGCATGTTCGACGCTCTCGCGCGGACAAGCGAAGCCGGGCGGGGATGA
- a CDS encoding dynamin family protein, which yields MMNGEQLTKERYGSLREESLARFEQIRQLLWEEGMNTNQIQRLSNQLQDNRFQIIVVGEFSSGKSTFINSLLGRALLPSKVKPTTATLGIIQDGAPQATAVYKDGTRKPIPLEEIKTFATALDRAGAEEARKIEHIEIQYPCAFTKDGVVIIDTPGVDELDKQREEVTYNLIPKVDAAILLMDARRPYKYSEKVFLEDRLLANQIGKIFIALNFIDSIIDDGEDPEEIVDYTREKLIESLPAIGRPRLYALSAREALSAKVNGDSNNDYLAQFLSFEGDLMDFLVNEKGILMIRNAVVKALLELKQLYDNIVVKHAGLDTPLQQLLQQEAAFAERLRQFETHRHQLIADVRSGFQSLPSLYEADIRQATAMAVNDIERIDHNRYKSGQFKEEVEAIFHEALRKQLERAVLPRISEQLRDMMEQAQTRSERLMEELERFRYDQLSIDALDSTRLYDLNGVFERDASVGGKQLLMGIGAWFGVPFLVSLFATGGLALIPWAIGMAASIFGIVVWGDRQEKKAIVQKLRQMEPEIAFKIKQSISEKMEDACEQFVAALSGQMNARIENMQAAQKETIENKRKLAGEIDAKKAYYEERLRQSGAVSSKLQAVLKELGRRGVAADYAVT from the coding sequence ATGATGAACGGTGAACAACTGACGAAGGAACGCTACGGCTCATTGCGGGAGGAATCGCTGGCCCGCTTTGAACAAATTAGGCAACTGCTTTGGGAAGAAGGCATGAATACGAACCAGATTCAACGCCTGTCGAATCAGCTGCAAGATAACCGATTCCAAATTATCGTGGTCGGCGAATTTAGCTCAGGGAAGTCTACCTTTATAAATAGTCTCCTAGGAAGAGCTCTTCTTCCTTCCAAAGTAAAGCCTACAACGGCAACGCTCGGCATCATTCAGGACGGGGCGCCCCAAGCTACGGCCGTGTACAAAGACGGAACCCGCAAACCGATCCCGCTGGAAGAGATCAAAACGTTCGCCACCGCGCTTGACCGGGCGGGCGCCGAAGAAGCGCGCAAGATCGAGCATATCGAGATTCAGTACCCCTGCGCCTTCACGAAGGACGGCGTCGTCATCATCGATACGCCTGGCGTCGACGAGTTGGACAAGCAGCGGGAGGAAGTTACCTACAACCTCATCCCGAAGGTGGACGCGGCGATTTTACTGATGGACGCTAGGCGTCCGTACAAGTACAGCGAGAAAGTGTTTTTGGAGGACCGTCTGCTGGCCAACCAGATCGGAAAAATTTTCATTGCGCTCAATTTTATCGACTCGATCATCGACGACGGCGAGGATCCCGAGGAAATCGTCGATTACACGAGAGAGAAGCTGATCGAGAGCTTGCCCGCGATCGGACGACCGCGCTTGTACGCGCTGTCGGCGAGGGAGGCGCTTTCCGCCAAGGTGAACGGCGACTCGAATAACGACTATCTGGCCCAATTTCTGTCTTTCGAGGGCGACTTAATGGATTTCCTCGTCAATGAAAAAGGCATTCTCATGATCCGCAATGCCGTCGTGAAGGCGCTGCTCGAGCTGAAACAGCTGTACGACAATATCGTCGTCAAGCACGCGGGGTTGGATACGCCTCTGCAGCAATTGCTGCAGCAAGAGGCTGCGTTCGCCGAAAGACTGCGGCAGTTCGAAACGCATCGGCATCAGTTGATCGCCGACGTTCGTTCCGGCTTCCAAAGTCTGCCGAGCCTGTACGAAGCGGACATCCGTCAGGCGACGGCGATGGCCGTGAACGATATCGAGCGCATCGACCACAACAGATACAAATCCGGGCAATTCAAGGAAGAAGTCGAGGCAATCTTCCACGAAGCGCTACGCAAGCAGCTTGAACGCGCCGTGCTGCCGCGCATTTCCGAGCAGCTCAGGGACATGATGGAGCAGGCGCAAACGAGATCCGAACGGTTAATGGAGGAGTTGGAGCGGTTTCGGTACGATCAGCTCTCCATCGATGCGCTGGATTCAACGCGGTTGTACGATCTGAACGGCGTGTTCGAACGAGACGCCTCCGTTGGGGGCAAGCAGCTGCTGATGGGCATCGGAGCATGGTTCGGCGTCCCGTTCCTCGTCAGTCTGTTCGCTACGGGAGGACTGGCTCTCATTCCGTGGGCGATCGGCATGGCTGCATCCATTTTCGGCATTGTCGTATGGGGCGATCGTCAAGAGAAAAAAGCGATCGTGCAGAAGTTGCGTCAAATGGAGCCTGAGATCGCATTTAAAATTAAACAGTCGATCTCGGAGAAGATGGAGGACGCCTGCGAACAATTCGTCGCGGCCTTAAGCGGTCAAATGAATGCCCGGATCGAAAATATGCAAGCCGCGCAAAAGGAAACAATCGAGAATAAGAGGAAATTGGCCGGCGAAATCGACGCGAAGAAAGCTTATTACGAGGAGCGGCTGCGTCAGTCGGGCGCGGTGTCGTCGAAGCTTCAAGCAGTGCTGAAGGAGCTCGGCCGCCGAGGGGTCGCAGCGGACTATGCCGTCACTTGA